The following DNA comes from Oceanithermus desulfurans.
GCCGAGGTGTTCTGGGTCGCCGGAGGGATGGCGCTGGCGCGCTCGGGGTTAGCCGTAGCGCTCGAGCAGGGTGGCGCGGTCGATGTAGACGAGCGTCGGCCAGACCCGCTTTAGCGGCGTCCCCCCGTACAACCGGTGCAGGAAGTGCATATAGGCGCCGAGGAAGCGCCGCCGCGCCGGCGGCAGCTCGAGCGAACGAAAGCCGACGGGACCCAGCACCTCGTGGAAGAGCGAGACCCCCCAGAAGACCTCCACGTCGCTCAGGTGCGGCCGCTCGCGCAACGCGCGCGCCAGGTCGGGCACCGACTTCTTGAAAAAGCGAAAGGCGGTCAGCGAGCCGGCCTCGCCGGCGCGGGCCATGCGTTCCGAGTGCAGGTGCAGCTCGGCGGCGGGGGCGCCGGCCTCGATGCGCCCGCCGTCCGCGAGCTCGAGCGCCGGTCCGGGGAAGGGCCCCTTGGCCACCCGGAAGACGCTGTGGGCGCCGTAGTTCAGCTCCTCGACACGGTAGAGCCGGTCGAAGAAGCGGTCCACCGTCGCCGCCCAGGCCTGCCGCGGCAGGTCGCGCAGCCCCCCGCGGCGCAGCCCCCGCAGCGCCTCCAGTGGCCGCGGCTGGAAGCCCCGCGCCCGCAGCTGCGTCAGCAGCTCGGGCAGCGCCTCCGCCGCGGTGCGCCCCCCGGGGCCGGCGTCGTGCATCACCACGATGTCGCCGGGCAGCGCCCCCTCGGCCACGCGGTGAACCACCGCCCCGGCGTCGTGGCCGGGGTGCCAGTCGTGGGCCTCGAGCGTCCACTGCACCGGCGTAAGCCCCAGCCGCCGCACCGCGGCCATCTGCGCCCAGGTCCAGGCGCCGTGGGGCGGGCGGAAGAAGCGCGGCCGCCGTCCGGTCAGGCGCTCGAGCGTCCGCACCCCCCGCACCACGTCGGCGTAGGCCTCCCCGGGGGTGCGCAGCCAGCCGTGGCGGTGCCGCCAGCCGTGCAGGGCCAGCTCGTGCCCCTCGTCGAGCAGCCGCGCCACCAGCCCGGGGTGGGCCTCGGCCCGCTCGGCGAGCACGAAGAAGGTCGCCCGTACGCCGGCTTCGGCCAGGGCGTCGAGCACCCGGGGCGTCGTCCCGGGGTCGGGGCCGTCGTCGAAGGTGAGGCCCAGCTCGGCCCGGGCGCTGCCCAGCCCCCGCTGCACCACCCCCAGCCCCCAGCGTTGCCAGACCAGGTAAGGCAGCCCCCAGTAGAACCCGGCCGCGCCCAGGAGTCCGGTCCAGACGTTCACCGCTCCTCCGCCTGCAGCAGCGTGTGCGCGATCGCCCGGGCGGCGTCGGGCCGCCCCAAAGCGTGCGCCGCCGCGGCCATCTCACGGCGCCGCGCCTCGTCGGGGATGAGGCGCGCGAGCCGCGACCGCAGCTCGCGGCCCCGGCGGATCCAGACGGCGGCGCCCCGCTCCTCGAGGAACTGGGCGTTGCCCTCTTCCTGGCCGGGGATGGGGTCGAAGACGATCATCGGCACCCCCAGCGCCAGCGCCTCCGACGCGGTCAGGCCCCCCGCCTTGCCCACGACCCAGTCGGCGGCGCCCATCCACTCGGGAAAGTCGTCGCGCAGGCCGGTGCGGATCCAGCGCATCGACCCGCGCTCCTCCTCGCGGGTGCCGTTGTGGTGGGGGTTGAAGGTGACGAGCTGCATGGGCAGGTCGAGGCTCAGCAGGGTGCGCAGCACCCGCTCGTAGCTGCGGTAGGCGCCGGCGCCACCGCTGGTGAGCAGCACGACCGGCCGTTCGTCGAAGCCCAGCCGCTCGCGCAGGGCGGCGCGGCCGGGCAGTGCGGCGAAGGCGGGCAGGATGGGGATGCCCGTGACCCGCACACGCTCCGGGTCCACGCCGTGGCGCACCAGGTCCTCGGCGGTTTCGGGGAAGGCCGCGAAGATCAGGTCGGCCTCGGGCCGCGCCCAGTGGCGGTGGGCGCGAAAGTCGGTGACGACGAGGGTGTTCAGGAAGGCCTGCCCCGAGGTGCGGCGGGCGCGGTGCGCCACCGCGGCCACGGTGGCGTAGGAGGCCACCACGGCGTCGGGGCGGGTGCGTCCCAGGAAACGGATCACCCCGGCGAGGCCGGCCTTGCTGAAGGTCTCCGCGATCAGCTTGGGTTCGCTGGGGCGGTTGGACCAGTGGTAGAACCAGCGGTAGGCCGCGGGCCAGTAGCGCAGCCAGAAGGCGTAGGTAAGCGTCACCGGCTCGCGTTCCCAGGCGGGGATGAAGCGCAGGTAGTCGGCCTCGACGCAGTCGCAGCCCCCCGCGTCCTCGAGCGCCTGGCGCAGCGCCCGCGCCGCCTGGCGGTGGCCGCCCCCGAACGAGGCCGAGAGCAGCACCACCTTCACCGGCGGATCAACCTCCAGCCCACGAAGGCGAAGAGCAGGTTGGCCAGCCAGGCCGCGAGCGCCGGCGGCAGCATCCCCAACCCCCCCATCGAGCGGGCGAGCAGGAAGACCAGGTAGTAGCCCACCGCGATCATCACGCTCATTCCCATCGAGAGGCCGGGGCTGCGCCCGTAGTAGACGGCGAAGGGGAGCGAGATGAGCACGAGCACGACGTTGGCCAGCGGCAGCGCCAGCTTCGAGTGGAAGGCGAGCCCGGCGTCGGTGCGGTCCTTGGGGGCGAGGTCGGGGTCGGTGTAGCGCCGCCAGGCCTCGCTCAGGCTCAGGGTGTCGGCCGCGAGCGGGTCGGCGAAGTTGGCCAGCGCCTCGTCGCGGCTGAGGCCGACCTTGATCGTGGTGCTGGCCTCCTCGTTGCGCGGCACGCTGACGTTCTTGAAGACCTGCTGCAGCCGGGCGGGCAGCTGGGCGTCGTCGGCGCTTAGGAGGCCGTCGATGGCCGCGTAGTCCACGGTGTAGATGCGGTAGCCGGTGAGCTTCAGGTCGCGCCCCTGATAGACGCCGCGGTCGGCGAAGATCACCGTGACCTGGCGGCCCTTCCACAGCTGCAGGCGCACGTCCTTCATCGCCCGGTGGGCCCAGTCGTACCCGGAAAAGAAGAGCTCGACGCCGTTCCCCAGGGGCACGGTCTTGCCGCGCAGGCGGATCAGGCCGTGACCCGGGGTGGTGAGCTCGTCGTACCAGTAGCCGCGCACCCGGGCGTTGCTCTCGGGCACCACGCTCTCCGAGAGGTAGAGCGAGAAGCCCGCGAGCAGGAAGCCCACGAGCAGCACCGGCCGCAAAAGCCGCACCAGCGAGACCCCGCCCGCCTGGGTGGCCAGGACGGCCCCTTCGGTGGCCATGCGTCCGAAGGGGATGACCACGGCCGAGACGACGGCCATGGGCAGCACCTGCACGAGCACCCCGGGCACGTGGTAACCCAGCCAGGTCAGCACCTTGAGCAGCGGCGTGCCGTCGAGCCAGCGGCTGCCCACGTAGAAGAAGCCGAACAGGAAGACCGCCACGTAGAGCAGAGCCGAGACCAACAGGACCGGCACCACCTCCCGCAGGATGTAGCGGTCGAGGATCGTGAACATCTAGCGGCTCCGCACGACGAAGGTCAGCTTGGCGCGCGCCACCTCTTCGCCCGCGACCCGGGCGCTCACCTCCGACTTGCCGAGGCCGCGGCGGTAGCGCAGCGTGCCCTCGAGGATCAGGGTGTCCCCGGGGGTGACGGGCTTGAGGAAGCGCGCGTCGTCCACGCCGGCCAGGTAGGCGATCTGACCGGCCGCGAAGTCGGGGCGGGTGGCCAGGCTGGCCACGCTCGCCTGGGCCATGGCCTCGACGATGAGGACGCCGGGCATGACCGGGTGGTCGGGGAAGTGGCCGGGAAAGAAGGGTTCGTTGAAGGTGACGTTCTTGAGCACCTTGAAGCGCTCGGGGTCGGCCTCCAGGATGCGGTCGATGAGCAAGAAGGGGTAGCGGTGGGGCAGCAACTCGAGGATCTCGTGCACGGCGGCCTCCTAGCGGCGCAGGACCGAGTCGGAGGAGATCAGGGTGTCCTTGAGCACCGGGATCATCTCCAGCGCCTTGCCGGTGCCGTAGGCCACCGCGTCGAGGGCGTTCTCGGCGACGATCACGGGCACGTTGGTGGCCTCCTGGAGCATGTGGTCGAGGTTGCGCAAAAGCGCCCCGCCGCCCGAGAGGAGGATGCCGCGGTCGACGATGTCGGAGATCAGC
Coding sequences within:
- a CDS encoding polysaccharide deacetylase family protein gives rise to the protein MNVWTGLLGAAGFYWGLPYLVWQRWGLGVVQRGLGSARAELGLTFDDGPDPGTTPRVLDALAEAGVRATFFVLAERAEAHPGLVARLLDEGHELALHGWRHRHGWLRTPGEAYADVVRGVRTLERLTGRRPRFFRPPHGAWTWAQMAAVRRLGLTPVQWTLEAHDWHPGHDAGAVVHRVAEGALPGDIVVMHDAGPGGRTAAEALPELLTQLRARGFQPRPLEALRGLRRGGLRDLPRQAWAATVDRFFDRLYRVEELNYGAHSVFRVAKGPFPGPALELADGGRIEAGAPAAELHLHSERMARAGEAGSLTAFRFFKKSVPDLARALRERPHLSDVEVFWGVSLFHEVLGPVGFRSLELPPARRRFLGAYMHFLHRLYGGTPLKRVWPTLVYIDRATLLERYG
- a CDS encoding MGDG synthase family glycosyltransferase, which translates into the protein MKVVLLSASFGGGHRQAARALRQALEDAGGCDCVEADYLRFIPAWEREPVTLTYAFWLRYWPAAYRWFYHWSNRPSEPKLIAETFSKAGLAGVIRFLGRTRPDAVVASYATVAAVAHRARRTSGQAFLNTLVVTDFRAHRHWARPEADLIFAAFPETAEDLVRHGVDPERVRVTGIPILPAFAALPGRAALRERLGFDERPVVLLTSGGAGAYRSYERVLRTLLSLDLPMQLVTFNPHHNGTREEERGSMRWIRTGLRDDFPEWMGAADWVVGKAGGLTASEALALGVPMIVFDPIPGQEEGNAQFLEERGAAVWIRRGRELRSRLARLIPDEARRREMAAAAHALGRPDAARAIAHTLLQAEER
- a CDS encoding LptF/LptG family permease, which produces MFTILDRYILREVVPVLLVSALLYVAVFLFGFFYVGSRWLDGTPLLKVLTWLGYHVPGVLVQVLPMAVVSAVVIPFGRMATEGAVLATQAGGVSLVRLLRPVLLVGFLLAGFSLYLSESVVPESNARVRGYWYDELTTPGHGLIRLRGKTVPLGNGVELFFSGYDWAHRAMKDVRLQLWKGRQVTVIFADRGVYQGRDLKLTGYRIYTVDYAAIDGLLSADDAQLPARLQQVFKNVSVPRNEEASTTIKVGLSRDEALANFADPLAADTLSLSEAWRRYTDPDLAPKDRTDAGLAFHSKLALPLANVVLVLISLPFAVYYGRSPGLSMGMSVMIAVGYYLVFLLARSMGGLGMLPPALAAWLANLLFAFVGWRLIRR
- the fabZ gene encoding 3-hydroxyacyl-ACP dehydratase FabZ, which produces MHEILELLPHRYPFLLIDRILEADPERFKVLKNVTFNEPFFPGHFPDHPVMPGVLIVEAMAQASVASLATRPDFAAGQIAYLAGVDDARFLKPVTPGDTLILEGTLRYRRGLGKSEVSARVAGEEVARAKLTFVVRSR